From Thalassococcus sp. S3, one genomic window encodes:
- a CDS encoding 8-oxoguanine deaminase — protein sequence MDLFIRNADVVLTMDDTRRELRGADIRVRDGQIIEIGRFLDGDGDQIDARGCVVTPGLVNTHHHLFQTLTRAVPGAQDAALFDWLKCLYPIWARFGPEEMHVSALTGLAELALSGCSLSSDHLYLYPNGARLEDTIEAASEIGLRFHPTRGAMSIGESKGGLPPDILVEREADVLEDMIRVVDGFHDPEIGSMCRVGLAPCSPFSVSRELMRDTALLARDKGVALHTHLAENDEDIAYSEARFGCRPGQYAEELGWTGPDVWHAHCVKLDPQEIRLFAESATGVAHCPCSNCRLGSGVAPVNAMREAGVNVGLGVDGSASNDSANVLEEARQAMFLQRVVHGGEAFKARAALELATRGGAEVLGRDDCGRIEEGARADIAIWDVTGVASAGSWDPAALVLAGPRQVKHLVVEGQQIVSEGRLTRVDLPRVIERHNRLLKRLLDG from the coding sequence ATGGATCTTTTCATTCGAAACGCCGATGTCGTTTTGACCATGGACGACACCCGCCGGGAGCTTCGCGGGGCGGATATCCGTGTTCGGGACGGGCAGATTATAGAGATCGGGCGCTTTCTCGACGGGGACGGGGATCAGATTGATGCGCGGGGCTGCGTGGTCACGCCCGGTCTGGTCAATACACATCACCACCTGTTCCAGACGCTGACGCGGGCCGTGCCCGGTGCTCAGGATGCGGCCCTTTTTGACTGGCTCAAGTGCCTTTACCCGATCTGGGCGCGCTTCGGGCCGGAAGAGATGCATGTCTCTGCTCTCACCGGGTTGGCCGAACTGGCCTTGTCGGGCTGCAGTCTGTCATCCGATCATCTCTACCTCTATCCAAACGGCGCCCGACTGGAAGACACGATCGAGGCTGCAAGCGAGATCGGACTGCGCTTTCATCCGACCCGGGGCGCGATGAGCATCGGCGAGAGCAAGGGGGGATTGCCCCCGGACATCCTCGTGGAACGCGAGGCCGATGTTCTGGAGGATATGATCCGGGTCGTCGACGGGTTCCATGATCCCGAGATTGGTTCGATGTGTCGTGTGGGCTTGGCGCCGTGTTCTCCGTTTTCCGTAAGCCGGGAGTTGATGCGGGATACGGCGCTGCTTGCCCGGGACAAGGGCGTCGCTCTGCACACGCATCTTGCGGAAAACGACGAGGATATCGCCTATTCAGAGGCCCGGTTCGGATGCCGCCCCGGGCAATATGCCGAAGAACTTGGCTGGACGGGGCCGGATGTCTGGCACGCCCATTGTGTAAAGCTAGATCCGCAGGAAATCAGGCTCTTTGCCGAGAGCGCAACCGGAGTGGCGCATTGTCCCTGCTCCAATTGCCGCCTGGGCAGCGGGGTTGCCCCTGTCAACGCGATGCGTGAGGCAGGTGTCAATGTCGGGTTGGGTGTTGACGGGTCCGCAAGCAATGACAGCGCGAACGTGCTTGAGGAGGCGCGACAAGCCATGTTCCTGCAAAGGGTGGTCCATGGCGGGGAAGCGTTCAAAGCACGCGCCGCTTTGGAGCTTGCCACCCGCGGCGGGGCCGAAGTGCTGGGCCGCGATGATTGCGGGCGCATCGAGGAAGGAGCGCGCGCCGATATCGCGATTTGGGACGTGACCGGAGTGGCGAGCGCCGGAAGCTGGGATCCCGCTGCCCTCGTTCTGGCGGGACCGCGCCAGGTGAAACACCTTGTCGTCGAGGGGCAACAGATCGTCTCCGAAGGGCGTTTGACCCGCGTTGATCTGCCCAGAGTGATCGAGCGGCATAACCGATTGCTCAAACGTCTTTTGGACGGGTGA
- the guaD gene encoding guanine deaminase, whose protein sequence is MTDTRIITGHVLSFMQSPFQTDPAEAVRIHDAVAVEDGHIAALGTEETLRASYPRARLDRHKGKVILPGFVDAHVHYPQTAIIASWGKRLIDWLNTYTFPEEIRLSDPEYAAEIAQRYLDLALSNGTTTMCSFATSSPASVPAFFEAAQALGVRVVAGKTCMDRNAPDALCDTAQSAYEDSKALIERWHDTGRIGYAITPRFSPTSTPAQLEALGALWREHPDCLMQTHLSEQTDEIAWMRSLFPDARDYLDTYEKFGLVGSRGLYGHAIHLEPRERDRLREVGAALVHCPTSNCFIGSGLFDMSGLMAEGQRIGLATDTGGGSSFSMLRTMAAAYEIAQLRGTALHPAQLLWLATCGSAESLHLGDRIGRIAVGMEADLIAIDLASTPAIAQRAARAGDLWEAIFPTIMMGDDRAIADVWISGTPLTRPKDV, encoded by the coding sequence ATGACCGACACACGTATCATCACGGGGCACGTTCTCTCCTTTATGCAGTCCCCGTTTCAGACAGACCCGGCAGAGGCTGTCCGGATCCACGATGCTGTGGCGGTCGAAGACGGCCACATCGCAGCGCTGGGAACAGAAGAGACGCTGCGCGCCTCTTATCCGCGCGCACGACTGGATCGCCACAAGGGCAAGGTCATCCTGCCGGGATTTGTCGATGCGCATGTGCATTATCCTCAGACCGCAATCATCGCGAGTTGGGGAAAGCGGCTGATCGACTGGCTCAACACCTACACCTTCCCCGAAGAGATCCGGCTCTCCGATCCGGAATATGCCGCCGAGATTGCGCAGCGCTATCTTGATCTGGCCCTGTCCAACGGCACCACAACGATGTGCAGCTTTGCGACGTCATCGCCGGCCAGTGTGCCCGCGTTCTTCGAGGCCGCCCAGGCGCTGGGGGTGCGTGTGGTCGCTGGGAAGACCTGCATGGACCGAAACGCGCCCGACGCGCTCTGCGATACGGCGCAGAGCGCGTATGAGGACAGCAAGGCGCTCATAGAACGCTGGCACGACACAGGCCGGATCGGCTATGCCATCACGCCGCGCTTTTCCCCCACATCAACGCCTGCACAGCTCGAAGCGCTTGGCGCGCTCTGGCGGGAACATCCGGACTGCCTGATGCAAACCCATCTGAGCGAGCAAACGGACGAGATCGCCTGGATGCGCAGCCTCTTTCCTGACGCGCGTGACTATCTCGACACCTATGAAAAATTCGGTCTTGTCGGGTCGCGCGGCCTTTACGGCCATGCCATTCACCTTGAGCCGCGCGAACGTGACCGCCTTCGGGAGGTCGGGGCGGCTCTTGTCCATTGCCCCACATCAAACTGCTTCATCGGCTCCGGTCTTTTCGACATGTCCGGACTGATGGCCGAAGGTCAGCGGATTGGTCTGGCCACTGATACAGGCGGCGGGTCGTCGTTTTCGATGCTCCGGACCATGGCTGCGGCCTATGAAATCGCCCAGCTTCGCGGAACCGCGCTGCATCCGGCCCAACTGCTTTGGCTCGCGACCTGCGGGTCGGCCGAATCTCTGCATCTTGGCGATCGGATCGGTCGGATCGCTGTCGGGATGGAGGCCGATCTGATTGCGATCGATCTGGCATCAACACCCGCAATCGCACAGCGGGCAGCGCGTGCGGGCGATCTTTGGGAGGCGATCTTTCCGACGATCATGATGGGCGATGATCGGGCCATTGCCGATGTCTGGATCAGTGGGACGCCACTCACCCGTCCAAAAGACGTTTGA